Proteins encoded by one window of Candidatus Melainabacteria bacterium RIFOXYA2_FULL_32_9:
- a CDS encoding 16S rRNA (cytosine(967)-C(5))-methyltransferase, protein MDVRQVALKALIKIIEKSNQADEILNFYSGKVIFPSELKNLVSGVVKHKLTLDFFIQNISTKKLKDLSYEVKNALRLAIYELEYLHTPDYAVINSYVELVKQYDKKSGAFVNGVLRNFIRKRSEINFPDAEKNPVYAFSIKYSHPEWMIARWIHNYGIEDTRKICKYNNLAPKLVIRVNTLKISKPKLMDFFIHNNVSFSDDRIVDECMIIHHHNSIKSIPGFEEGYWTVQSESSSLVSIILDPKENESILDLCAAPGGKTTHIAAIMNNKGKITAVDINPKRLEKVKDNCLRLGVKSVNTKAADATQYVSEEKYDKVLVDAPCSNTGVLIKRIDARWRKSPEDIQNLAKLQLEILNNAAKLVKNNGIIVYSTCSIEPEENNQVIEKFLESNKDFKPDKIAPYLSWTVQEDKGYFQILQSRQNIDGFFIARLRKI, encoded by the coding sequence ATGGATGTAAGACAAGTAGCTTTAAAAGCATTAATAAAAATCATCGAAAAGAGTAACCAGGCTGATGAAATATTGAACTTCTATTCAGGTAAAGTAATTTTTCCATCAGAGTTAAAAAACCTTGTCTCGGGTGTTGTAAAACATAAGTTGACCCTTGATTTTTTCATTCAAAACATTTCAACAAAAAAACTCAAAGATTTATCCTACGAAGTCAAAAATGCATTAAGATTAGCAATATATGAATTAGAATACCTTCATACCCCTGATTATGCTGTTATAAACTCTTATGTAGAACTTGTAAAGCAATATGATAAAAAATCAGGAGCCTTTGTAAACGGAGTATTAAGAAATTTCATACGAAAAAGAAGCGAAATTAATTTTCCTGATGCTGAAAAAAATCCTGTTTACGCTTTTAGCATCAAATATTCTCACCCGGAATGGATGATTGCAAGATGGATACATAATTATGGAATTGAAGATACCAGGAAAATCTGTAAATATAACAACCTTGCCCCAAAACTTGTAATTAGAGTAAATACATTAAAGATTTCTAAGCCCAAATTAATGGATTTTTTTATACATAATAATGTATCTTTTTCCGATGATAGAATCGTTGATGAGTGTATGATTATTCATCATCACAATAGCATAAAAAGCATCCCTGGCTTTGAAGAAGGCTACTGGACTGTTCAAAGTGAGTCATCATCACTTGTATCAATAATTTTAGACCCTAAAGAAAATGAAAGTATCCTTGACCTTTGTGCTGCACCTGGTGGAAAAACCACCCACATTGCAGCTATTATGAATAATAAAGGCAAAATTACAGCAGTTGATATAAACCCTAAAAGACTTGAAAAAGTTAAAGATAATTGTTTGAGATTGGGCGTTAAATCAGTAAATACAAAGGCAGCTGATGCCACTCAATATGTATCTGAAGAAAAATACGACAAAGTATTAGTAGATGCTCCCTGCTCTAATACCGGTGTTTTAATAAAAAGAATAGATGCAAGATGGAGAAAATCTCCGGAAGATATACAAAATCTTGCTAAATTACAATTAGAAATCCTAAATAATGCTGCAAAACTTGTTAAAAATAATGGTATTATCGTATATAGTACTTGTAGCATTGAACCTGAAGAAAATAATCAGGTAATAGAAAAGTTTTTAGAAAGTAATAAGGATTTTAAACCGGATAAAATTGCACCATATTTATCCTGGACAGTTCAAGAAGATAAAGGATATTTTCAAATACTACAATCCAGGCAAAACATTGATGGATTCTTCATTGCCAGGTTGAGAAAAATATAA